Proteins co-encoded in one Kribbella qitaiheensis genomic window:
- a CDS encoding DUF1707 and DUF4870 domain-containing protein: protein MSTSDLLVTPAQRDRAVEILQEMYADGRLDHGEFDTRIELALKSRTRAELNGTFDGLVSRPVPTYAPAAFTRPAPLVRTDSQGRGMGSIAHWLGYPTFFVGPALMVASSGKSNPAVRKHAVEALNFQLTAFAAFATLGIVTSVVGFAGFLFPLLGLLWFVLTGVGGLATLLGSNFRYPFTLRLVR from the coding sequence ATGTCCACTTCTGATCTGCTGGTGACGCCGGCCCAACGGGACCGTGCGGTCGAGATTCTGCAAGAGATGTACGCCGACGGCCGGCTGGATCATGGCGAGTTCGACACCAGGATCGAACTGGCGTTGAAGTCGCGGACCCGGGCCGAGCTGAACGGCACCTTCGACGGACTGGTCTCGCGCCCGGTCCCGACGTACGCGCCCGCCGCCTTCACCCGGCCCGCCCCGCTCGTGCGAACCGACAGCCAGGGCCGCGGGATGGGTTCGATCGCCCACTGGCTCGGCTACCCGACCTTCTTCGTCGGCCCGGCGCTGATGGTCGCCAGCAGCGGGAAGTCGAACCCGGCCGTCCGCAAGCACGCGGTCGAGGCGCTGAACTTCCAGCTGACCGCCTTCGCCGCATTCGCGACGCTGGGGATCGTCACCAGTGTGGTCGGGTTCGCCGGCTTCCTGTTCCCGCTGCTCGGCCTGCTCTGGTTCGTCCTGACCGGCGTCGGCGGCCTGGCCACGCTGCTCGGCTCCAACTTCCGCTACCCGTTCACGCTGCGCCTCGTCCGCTGA
- the ftsE gene encoding cell division ATP-binding protein FtsE — MIRFENVSKTYEGQSKAALLNVDVEIEKGEFVFLVGTSGSGKSTFLRLVLREHRTSKGHIMVAGKDLNRLASWRIPQMRRQIGTVFQDFRLLPNKTVAENVAFALQVIGKPRQHIRKTVPEVLELVGLDGKEDRMPDELSGGEQQRVAIARAFVNRPMILIADEPTGNLDPGTSIGIMKLLDRINRTGTTVVMATHDVSIVDQMRKRVIELENGHVVRDESRGVYGYQH, encoded by the coding sequence GTGATCCGCTTCGAGAATGTTTCCAAGACCTACGAGGGCCAGTCCAAGGCTGCCCTGCTGAACGTCGACGTCGAGATCGAGAAAGGCGAGTTCGTCTTCCTGGTCGGTACCTCCGGGTCCGGCAAGTCGACGTTCCTGCGCCTGGTCCTGCGCGAGCACCGGACCTCCAAGGGCCACATCATGGTGGCCGGCAAGGACCTGAACCGGCTGGCCAGCTGGCGGATCCCGCAGATGCGCCGGCAGATCGGCACCGTCTTCCAGGACTTCCGGCTGCTGCCGAACAAGACCGTCGCCGAGAACGTGGCGTTCGCGCTGCAGGTGATCGGCAAGCCGCGCCAGCACATCCGCAAGACGGTCCCCGAGGTGCTCGAGCTGGTCGGTCTGGACGGCAAGGAGGACCGGATGCCGGACGAGCTGTCCGGCGGTGAGCAGCAGCGGGTGGCGATCGCCCGCGCGTTCGTGAACCGGCCGATGATCCTGATCGCCGACGAGCCGACCGGAAACCTCGACCCGGGCACCTCGATCGGCATCATGAAGCTGCTGGACCGGATCAACCGGACCGGCACCACCGTCGTGATGGCCACCCACGACGTGTCGATCGTGGACCAGATGCGCAAACGCGTGATCGAGCTGGAGAACGGTCATGTCGTCCGCGACGAGTCGCGCGGCGTCTACGGCTACCAGCACTAG
- the ftsX gene encoding permease-like cell division protein FtsX has translation MRLNYILSDLGIGLKRNLSMTIAVVVTIWVSLSLFGSALLAREQVDLMKGNWYDKIQISVFLCTKDSGGRGCAGTEVTTEQKNRIKQVIESSPDTAPEGVFGETKKEAFDQFKKLYKDSPIVSTVTEDQMQESFRVKLKDPQRYQNLVSAVAGLPGVDTVQDLRQYLDPLFKALNGLQVGALVAAGLLLVAALMQISNTIRLAAYARRREIGIMRLVGASNFYIQLPFLLEAVLAALIGAVLACGTLWVGVYFVVMQRAAETFRVWQWVGAAETFQATLIMVVVGLVLAVVPTFLTTRKYLKV, from the coding sequence ATGCGCTTGAACTACATCCTCTCGGACCTCGGTATCGGGCTGAAGCGGAACCTGTCGATGACGATCGCGGTCGTCGTCACCATCTGGGTGTCGCTGTCGCTGTTCGGCAGCGCCCTGCTCGCGCGTGAGCAGGTCGACCTGATGAAGGGGAACTGGTACGACAAGATCCAGATCTCGGTCTTCCTCTGCACCAAGGACTCCGGCGGCCGCGGCTGCGCGGGCACCGAGGTGACCACGGAGCAGAAGAACCGGATCAAGCAGGTGATCGAGTCGAGCCCGGACACCGCGCCGGAGGGCGTCTTCGGGGAGACCAAGAAGGAAGCGTTCGACCAGTTCAAGAAGCTGTACAAGGACTCGCCGATCGTCAGCACGGTCACCGAGGACCAGATGCAGGAGTCCTTCCGGGTCAAACTGAAGGATCCACAGCGCTACCAGAACCTGGTCAGCGCGGTCGCGGGCCTGCCCGGCGTCGATACCGTCCAGGATCTACGCCAGTACCTGGATCCACTCTTCAAGGCGCTGAACGGGTTGCAAGTCGGTGCGCTGGTGGCCGCCGGACTCCTGCTGGTCGCCGCGCTGATGCAGATCTCGAACACCATTCGGCTGGCGGCGTACGCGCGCCGAAGAGAGATCGGCATCATGCGCCTGGTGGGCGCCTCGAACTTCTATATCCAGCTGCCGTTCCTGCTGGAGGCCGTGCTGGCAGCGCTGATCGGCGCGGTCCTTGCCTGCGGCACCCTTTGGGTCGGCGTGTACTTCGTCGTCATGCAGCGGGCCGCGGAGACCTTCCGCGTCTGGCAGTGGGTCGGCGCCGCCGAAACCTTCCAGGCCACCCTGATCATGGTGGTGGTCGGTCTGGTGCTCGCCGTGGTCCCGACATTCCTGACAACGCGGAAATACCTCAAAGTCTGA
- a CDS encoding carbohydrate kinase family protein: MDEPETYDVFVQGTVFLDIVLTGLESAPTTGTEIFAEGMGSCPGGVANFAIAASRLGLRSGLAAVFGDDVYADFCWRTLADQEKVDLSHSRRIGHWHSPVTVSMSIDRDRAMVTHAHEAPGDPSKLVGPGLRTRSAIVPVAEELPSWTTEVRESGALLFGDVGWDPTDVWSPAVLDVLDGFHAFTPNAGEAMAYTRTDTPKAALHKLAERVPLAVVTNGSDGVLAIDSATGEEEHIPALPVRSYDPTGAGDVFLASLVLGTLRGWPLAHRLAFGNLCAGLSVQHFGGSLAAPGWGDIIDWVRDHSRSRPGDVDPDILRHYTFIGDVLPAGPVPIVRRAGATIARLSDA; this comes from the coding sequence ATGGACGAGCCGGAAACCTACGACGTCTTCGTCCAGGGGACCGTGTTCCTCGACATCGTGCTGACCGGCCTGGAGTCGGCGCCGACGACCGGGACCGAGATCTTCGCCGAGGGGATGGGCTCCTGCCCCGGCGGCGTCGCCAACTTCGCCATCGCCGCCAGCCGGCTCGGCCTGCGCAGCGGACTGGCCGCGGTCTTCGGCGACGACGTGTACGCCGATTTCTGCTGGCGGACGCTGGCCGACCAGGAGAAGGTCGACCTGTCGCACTCGCGCCGGATCGGCCACTGGCACTCCCCCGTCACCGTGTCGATGTCGATCGACCGGGACCGCGCGATGGTCACCCACGCGCACGAGGCGCCCGGCGACCCGAGCAAGCTGGTCGGCCCGGGACTGCGGACCAGGTCCGCGATCGTCCCGGTGGCGGAGGAACTGCCGAGCTGGACGACCGAGGTCCGCGAGTCCGGCGCGCTGCTGTTCGGCGACGTCGGCTGGGATCCGACCGACGTCTGGTCGCCCGCCGTCCTCGACGTACTGGACGGCTTCCACGCCTTCACCCCGAACGCCGGGGAGGCGATGGCCTACACCCGGACCGACACCCCGAAGGCAGCGCTGCACAAACTGGCCGAGCGGGTGCCGCTGGCGGTCGTGACGAACGGCTCGGACGGCGTACTGGCGATCGACTCGGCCACCGGGGAGGAGGAGCACATCCCGGCTCTCCCGGTCCGGTCCTACGACCCGACCGGCGCGGGCGACGTCTTCCTGGCGTCCCTCGTCCTCGGCACCCTTCGCGGCTGGCCGCTCGCCCACCGCCTGGCCTTCGGGAACCTTTGTGCAGGCCTCTCGGTCCAGCATTTCGGCGGCTCGCTGGCGGCACCGGGCTGGGGCGACATCATCGACTGGGTCCGCGATCACAGCCGTTCCCGCCCCGGCGACGTCGACCCCGACATTCTTCGGCATTACACATTCATCGGAGATGTGCTACCGGCCGGCCCTGTTCCTATTGTCCGCCGCGCCGGCGCGACCATTGCCCGCCTCTCCGACGCCTGA
- the smpB gene encoding SsrA-binding protein SmpB: MVKQTGHKPIAQNRKARHDYHIDDVVEAGLVLTGTEVKSLRLGRASLVDAFAAVRGRELWLQGMHIPEYTHGTWTNHEPRRTRKLLLHKDELEKLIKAVEQQGVSLIPLALYFKDGYAKVELATGRGKKDYDKRHALAERQANREAQRALSDRSRH; encoded by the coding sequence ATGGTGAAACAGACCGGCCACAAACCGATCGCGCAGAATCGTAAGGCGCGACACGACTACCACATCGACGACGTGGTGGAGGCCGGACTCGTGCTGACCGGGACCGAGGTGAAGTCCCTGCGGCTGGGTCGGGCCTCCCTCGTCGACGCGTTCGCCGCTGTCCGCGGTCGCGAGCTGTGGCTGCAGGGGATGCACATCCCGGAGTACACGCACGGCACGTGGACGAACCACGAGCCACGGCGGACGAGGAAACTGCTGCTGCACAAGGACGAGCTCGAGAAGCTGATCAAGGCTGTCGAGCAGCAGGGTGTCTCGCTGATCCCGCTGGCGCTGTACTTCAAGGACGGCTACGCCAAGGTCGAGCTGGCTACCGGCCGGGGCAAGAAGGACTACGACAAACGCCACGCCCTCGCCGAACGCCAAGCCAACCGAGAGGCCCAGCGAGCCCTCTCAGACCGCTCCCGCCACTGA
- a CDS encoding peptidoglycan DD-metalloendopeptidase family protein — protein sequence MVPHFPGANPRKRGSIKRDDSIGATGTPDGRILRRRLGGSPGRQTVIAACCVVLSLSAGVLAAVPAAQADPPDPAAKKKQLDSQIQSQRGELNQASDQLAKSVAAYTQAETQYQAVQVKYAAAQGRLAAAKAADTVAASKLKVAEAALQTAMDDVASGEQLIEAKKAVAGRAVRSAYQQQNTLVGLSIVLRGASPADLATGMQVQRNVFGIQGNAITNLNNAQAQLANKRVKVAAAEQAVADQRAEAARTVKEVTALTLQVAADKAEAAKVAATRLTAQQAAEKEKNSELAQYNALVSERTRVEQILIARARAEKAAAARRKAAREAAERAKAKKEHRPPRDVPDDPGNSSGLSFPINTYITSPYGLRFHPILHVWKLHDGTDFGAGCGTPIHAAASGVITDRYYNGGYGNRLFLSNGVIRGDSITTVYNHLSRYNVRVGQHVKKGQVIGFVGTTGYSTGCHLHFMVYQDGRVVNPMKWL from the coding sequence GTGGTCCCGCACTTCCCCGGTGCGAACCCGCGCAAGCGGGGGAGCATCAAGCGAGACGACAGCATCGGCGCCACCGGAACACCGGACGGACGGATCCTCAGGCGACGCCTGGGCGGCTCGCCCGGCCGGCAGACGGTCATCGCCGCTTGCTGCGTTGTCCTGTCCCTGTCCGCCGGAGTTCTGGCGGCGGTCCCGGCTGCCCAGGCAGACCCGCCGGACCCCGCCGCGAAGAAGAAACAGCTCGACTCGCAGATCCAGAGTCAGCGGGGCGAGCTGAACCAGGCGTCCGACCAGCTCGCCAAGTCCGTTGCCGCGTACACCCAGGCCGAGACGCAGTACCAGGCCGTCCAGGTGAAGTACGCCGCGGCGCAGGGCCGGCTGGCGGCCGCGAAGGCTGCCGACACCGTTGCCGCGAGCAAGCTCAAGGTGGCCGAGGCGGCGCTCCAGACGGCGATGGACGACGTCGCCTCGGGTGAGCAGCTGATCGAGGCGAAGAAGGCCGTCGCGGGTCGCGCCGTCAGATCGGCGTACCAGCAGCAGAACACCCTGGTCGGGTTGAGCATCGTCCTGCGAGGGGCATCGCCGGCCGATCTGGCCACCGGGATGCAGGTCCAGCGCAATGTGTTCGGCATCCAGGGCAACGCGATCACCAACCTGAACAACGCTCAGGCGCAGCTCGCGAACAAGCGGGTCAAGGTCGCCGCGGCGGAGCAGGCGGTCGCCGACCAGCGCGCCGAGGCGGCTCGTACGGTCAAGGAGGTCACCGCGCTGACGCTGCAGGTGGCCGCGGACAAGGCCGAGGCGGCCAAGGTCGCGGCAACCAGGCTGACCGCGCAGCAGGCCGCCGAGAAGGAGAAGAACAGCGAGCTCGCGCAGTACAACGCGCTGGTCTCCGAGCGGACCAGGGTCGAGCAGATCCTGATCGCCCGGGCTCGCGCCGAGAAGGCTGCCGCGGCCCGGCGAAAGGCAGCCCGGGAGGCAGCCGAGCGGGCGAAGGCGAAGAAGGAGCATCGGCCGCCGCGGGACGTCCCGGACGATCCGGGTAACTCCTCGGGCCTGAGCTTCCCGATCAACACGTACATCACCTCGCCGTACGGGCTGCGGTTCCACCCGATCCTGCACGTCTGGAAGCTGCACGACGGCACCGACTTCGGCGCCGGCTGCGGTACGCCGATCCACGCTGCCGCGAGCGGGGTGATCACTGACCGTTACTACAACGGTGGCTACGGCAACCGGTTGTTCCTGTCGAACGGCGTGATCCGGGGCGACTCGATCACCACCGTCTACAACCACCTGTCCCGGTACAACGTCAGGGTCGGCCAGCACGTGAAGAAGGGCCAGGTGATCGGGTTCGTCGGTACCACCGGCTACTCGACCGGCTGCCACCTGCACTTCATGGTCTACCAGGACGGTCGCGTGGTTAACCCGATGAAATGGTTGTAG